Proteins encoded together in one Bacteroides ovatus window:
- a CDS encoding agmatine deiminase family protein: MSVESILSITASLIAIGGLVYAGYQRCKKKSLSTLMTELVAKNTSVKGQQAILQKISRNLYLSGKGLSIGYIRNFSVSGRSKEVIFQDICLKNNIEPTVELCKRMLTYDVPSFRAKWNEQHIENINKPAQSMTQLLVEQPITNGKRQIVYLSALFQEKYPETYKRLTDILDKHNVGYALLKATRDIWCRDYMPVQTASGKLIQFKYDPSYLKNNEKYEASRSNVCEVCKANGIKPTFSDINLDGGNVLICGNRAIISDRVFSENPGRKEEDLKAELSRLLEAEIIIIPAQKDDFTGHADGMVRFVNCDTILGNDRAEEFKYWREKMDKVISTYHLQYIDVPFFYGYKDKAHPEHAIGIYVNYLEVENLIVVPVFGVPGNKDAEAVVKIKEIFPDKIVETIDYNEVALEGGLLNCTTWTLNSFQ; this comes from the coding sequence ATGAGTGTGGAATCAATTCTTAGCATTACAGCTAGCCTTATTGCCATTGGCGGTTTAGTGTATGCAGGTTATCAAAGGTGTAAGAAGAAAAGTCTGTCAACGTTGATGACCGAGCTTGTTGCTAAAAATACATCTGTAAAAGGTCAGCAGGCAATCCTTCAAAAAATCAGCAGAAACCTCTATTTAAGTGGGAAAGGATTGTCAATCGGCTATATCAGGAATTTCTCCGTCAGTGGCAGATCGAAAGAGGTTATATTTCAAGATATATGTTTGAAAAATAACATTGAACCGACTGTGGAACTGTGTAAACGGATGTTGACGTATGACGTTCCCTCATTTCGTGCGAAATGGAATGAACAGCACATTGAAAATATAAATAAACCTGCGCAATCAATGACCCAATTGTTGGTGGAACAACCTATCACGAACGGTAAACGACAGATTGTCTACTTATCTGCATTGTTTCAGGAAAAATATCCTGAAACGTATAAAAGGCTGACGGATATTTTGGATAAGCATAATGTCGGGTATGCTTTACTCAAAGCAACACGCGATATATGGTGTCGTGATTATATGCCGGTACAGACGGCAAGTGGCAAACTTATTCAGTTCAAATATGACCCTTCATATTTGAAGAACAATGAAAAATACGAGGCATCACGTTCTAATGTATGTGAAGTATGTAAAGCAAATGGTATTAAACCGACTTTCTCAGACATCAATCTTGATGGTGGAAATGTCCTTATTTGTGGCAACCGTGCTATCATCTCTGATCGTGTGTTTAGTGAAAATCCTGGTAGAAAAGAGGAAGATTTGAAAGCCGAACTTAGCCGCCTACTTGAAGCCGAGATAATAATTATTCCAGCGCAGAAAGACGATTTCACAGGTCATGCAGATGGTATGGTTCGCTTCGTCAACTGCGATACAATTCTCGGTAATGACCGTGCTGAAGAATTCAAGTATTGGCGCGAGAAGATGGATAAAGTAATCAGCACTTATCACCTACAATATATTGATGTGCCATTTTTTTATGGCTACAAAGATAAAGCACATCCCGAACATGCAATTGGGATATATGTCAATTACCTTGAAGTTGAGAATCTGATTGTAGTTCCCGTGTTCGGTGTTCCCGGAAATAAGGATGCCGAAGCTGTTGTGAAAATCAAAGAAATCTTTCCTGATAAAATAGTTGAAACAATTGACTACAATGAGGTAGCTTTGGAAGGTGGTCTTCTCAATTGCACTACATGGACGTTGAATAGTTTTCAATGA
- a CDS encoding leucine-rich repeat domain-containing protein, giving the protein MNKIISIIALLLILPIFKVEAYDFVIDEITYNFTKEHGTVEVSGLREFLNLEPGDRNSSLPLVVNIPPVVTYKDNKYDVVSIGYAAFQGCRKVTEIKIPSTVREIGEFAFENCSKLEIINIPDSVKMIGRCTFSGCYALKSILLPLMLKSIGVEAFKGCDFKEITIPEGVTVIGDEAFATCESLEYVSLPDSMETLHNGLFSGCGKLKSIKLPRNLKIIRDYCFAECILLENMEFPNSLYYLGDFALSKTGVKNIIIPDSFTELGKSVFYGCTDLESISIQNNKLRIGGSLFYNCSGLKKVIYGSVIVPEKTFYGCSSLTEVKLLDSVKFIGEEAFESCTSLVSIDLPYLVEEIGKRSFRGCTSLSNINFPLSLRKIGANAFQGCINLKKVELPKRLEQYRYDFEDTTKFKWIK; this is encoded by the coding sequence ATGAATAAAATTATAAGTATAATCGCTTTATTGCTCATCCTGCCTATTTTTAAAGTGGAAGCATACGATTTTGTAATTGATGAAATTACATATAATTTCACAAAAGAACATGGTACGGTTGAAGTGTCTGGGCTTCGAGAATTTTTAAATCTCGAACCTGGAGACCGAAATTCAAGTCTGCCTCTTGTGGTGAATATTCCTCCTGTCGTTACTTATAAGGATAATAAATATGACGTTGTTAGCATTGGATATGCTGCATTTCAAGGGTGTAGAAAAGTTACTGAAATAAAAATACCATCGACAGTTCGAGAGATTGGAGAATTTGCTTTTGAAAATTGTTCCAAACTTGAAATTATCAACATACCTGATTCCGTAAAGATGATTGGGCGATGTACTTTTTCTGGTTGTTACGCTCTGAAATCAATATTATTACCTCTGATGCTTAAGAGTATAGGAGTTGAAGCATTTAAAGGTTGTGATTTTAAAGAAATAACTATACCGGAGGGGGTAACCGTAATTGGGGATGAAGCATTTGCTACATGCGAAAGCCTTGAATATGTATCGTTGCCTGATAGCATGGAAACTCTTCATAATGGTTTGTTTAGTGGTTGTGGAAAATTGAAATCAATAAAACTTCCAAGAAATTTGAAAATAATAAGGGACTATTGTTTTGCTGAATGTATTTTATTGGAAAACATGGAATTTCCAAATTCATTGTATTATTTAGGAGATTTTGCGCTATCTAAGACTGGTGTGAAAAATATAATAATTCCAGATTCTTTCACAGAATTAGGGAAATCTGTCTTTTATGGTTGTACCGATTTAGAAAGTATTTCAATACAAAATAATAAGTTGAGGATAGGTGGATCATTATTTTATAATTGTAGCGGTCTAAAGAAAGTTATATATGGGAGTGTCATAGTTCCTGAAAAAACATTTTATGGATGTTCGTCCTTGACCGAGGTGAAGTTATTAGATTCAGTAAAGTTTATTGGAGAAGAAGCGTTTGAATCATGCACATCACTTGTATCAATTGATTTACCGTATTTAGTAGAGGAAATTGGGAAACGAAGTTTTAGAGGATGTACCTCATTAAGTAATATAAATTTTCCTTTGTCTTTAAGGAAAATTGGGGCAAATGCCTTTCAAGGATGTATAAATCTCAAAAAGGTAGAATTGCCTAAAAGGCTGGAACAGTATAGGTACGATTTTGAAGATACTACAAAATTTAAGTGGATTAAATAG
- the hisS gene encoding histidine--tRNA ligase, translated as MAAKPSIPKGTRDFSPVEMAKRNYIFNTIRDVYHLYGFQQIETPSMEMLSTLMGKYGDEGDKLLFKIQNSGDYFSGITDEELLSRNAVKLASKFCEKGLRYDLTVPFARYVVMHRDEITFPFKRYQIQPVWRADRPQKGRYREFYQCDADVVGSDSLLNEVELMQIVDTVFSRFNIRVCIKINNRKILSGIAEIIGESDKIVDITVAIDKLDKIGLDNVNAELKEKGISDEAIAKLQPIILLSGTNAEKLATLKNVLSASEVGLKGVEESEFILNTLETMGLKNEIELDLTLARGLNYYTGAIFEVKALDVQIGSITGGGRYDNLTGVFGMAGVSGVGISFGADRIFDVLNQLELYPKEAVNGTELLFINFGEKEAAFSMGILSKVRAAGIRAEIFPDAAKMKKQMSYANTKNIPFVAIVGENEMNEGKAMLKNMETGEQNLVSAEELIAVVKK; from the coding sequence ATGGCAGCAAAACCAAGTATTCCTAAAGGAACTCGTGACTTTTCGCCGGTAGAAATGGCGAAGCGTAATTATATATTCAATACGATTCGTGACGTATATCATTTGTATGGTTTCCAACAGATAGAGACTCCGTCTATGGAGATGCTTTCTACACTGATGGGAAAGTACGGCGATGAAGGGGATAAACTACTCTTTAAGATTCAAAATTCAGGAGATTACTTTTCCGGGATTACTGACGAAGAATTGTTAAGCCGTAATGCTGTCAAACTGGCAAGCAAATTTTGTGAGAAAGGTTTGCGTTATGACTTGACAGTACCTTTTGCTCGCTACGTCGTGATGCATCGTGATGAGATCACTTTCCCGTTCAAGCGCTATCAGATTCAACCGGTATGGCGTGCTGACCGTCCGCAAAAAGGACGTTATCGCGAATTTTATCAATGTGATGCTGACGTTGTAGGAAGCGATTCATTACTGAACGAAGTGGAATTGATGCAGATTGTCGATACTGTTTTCAGTCGTTTTAATATTCGTGTATGTATTAAGATAAACAACCGTAAGATTCTTTCCGGTATCGCTGAAATTATAGGTGAATCGGATAAAATCGTCGATATTACTGTAGCGATTGATAAACTGGATAAAATAGGTTTGGATAATGTAAATGCCGAACTGAAAGAGAAGGGAATCAGTGATGAGGCTATTGCCAAGTTGCAGCCGATTATTCTCCTTAGCGGTACGAATGCGGAAAAGTTGGCAACATTGAAAAATGTATTATCGGCCAGTGAAGTAGGATTGAAAGGAGTGGAAGAAAGCGAATTTATCCTGAATACATTGGAAACAATGGGCTTGAAGAATGAAATCGAGCTTGACCTGACATTGGCTCGCGGACTGAATTACTATACAGGTGCTATCTTTGAAGTGAAAGCGTTGGATGTGCAGATTGGTAGTATCACAGGTGGTGGTCGCTATGATAATCTGACCGGAGTATTTGGTATGGCAGGAGTGTCGGGAGTGGGTATCTCTTTTGGTGCAGACCGTATCTTCGATGTATTGAACCAACTTGAACTTTATCCGAAAGAAGCTGTGAATGGAACAGAACTTCTATTCATCAACTTCGGTGAAAAGGAAGCTGCATTCTCTATGGGAATTCTGTCGAAAGTGCGTGCTGCCGGTATCCGTGCCGAGATTTTCCCGGATGCAGCCAAGATGAAGAAACAGATGAGTTATGCCAATACAAAGAATATTCCGTTTGTAGCTATTGTCGGCGAGAATGAAATGAACGAAGGCAAAGCCATGTTGAAGAATATGGAGACAGGAGAACAAAATCTTGTTTCGGCAGAAGAACTGATTGCTGTAGTGAAGAAATAA
- a CDS encoding zinc metallopeptidase produces the protein MMSYWVLFIGIAVVSWLVQMNLQNKFKKYSKIPTGNGMTGRDVALKMLHDNGIYDVQVTHTPGRLTDHYNPTNKTVNLSEGVYESNSIMAAAVAAHECGHAVQHARMYAPLKMRSALVPVVNFASSIMTWVLLGGILLINSFPQLLLAGIILFAMTTLFSFITLPVEINASKRALVWLSSSGITNSYNHAQAEDALRSAAYTYVVAALGSLATLVYYIMIFMGRRD, from the coding sequence ATGATGTCTTATTGGGTATTATTTATAGGAATCGCTGTTGTCAGTTGGTTGGTACAGATGAATTTGCAAAACAAATTCAAGAAGTACTCTAAGATTCCTACAGGAAACGGAATGACAGGACGCGATGTTGCTTTGAAGATGTTGCATGACAATGGAATTTATGATGTGCAGGTTACACATACGCCAGGACGGTTGACCGACCACTACAATCCTACTAACAAAACAGTGAATTTGAGTGAAGGGGTGTATGAAAGTAACAGCATAATGGCGGCTGCCGTAGCGGCCCATGAATGTGGACACGCTGTGCAGCATGCACGTATGTATGCTCCGTTGAAGATGCGTAGTGCGCTGGTTCCGGTTGTGAACTTTGCTTCTTCCATTATGACGTGGGTATTGTTGGGTGGTATCTTGCTGATAAACTCTTTCCCGCAGTTATTGCTGGCAGGTATTATCCTGTTTGCTATGACTACATTGTTCAGCTTTATCACGCTGCCGGTGGAAATCAATGCAAGTAAACGTGCATTGGTATGGTTGAGTTCATCCGGCATTACTAATTCGTACAATCATGCGCAGGCAGAAGACGCTCTTCGTTCAGCTGCTTATACGTATGTAGTTGCTGCATTAGGTTCATTAGCAACATTGGTTTACTACATCATGATCTTCATGGGTAGAAGAGACTAA
- a CDS encoding alpha-L-fucosidase — translation MKTRFITFLLLFVMNLGAFAQSPYQPAEENLKARQEFQDNKFGIFLHWGLYAMLATGEWTMTNNNLNYKEYAKLAGGFYPSKFNADKWVEAIKASGAKYICFTSRHHEGFSMFDTKYSDYNVVKATPFKRDIVKELAAACAKQGIKLHFYYSHLDWAREDYPWGRTGQGTGRSNSKGDWKSYYQFMNNQLTELLTNYGPIGAIWFDGWWDQPKSFNWELPEQYALIHKLQPGCLVGNNHHQTPFDGEDIQIFERDLPGENASGLSGQEVSRLPLETCETMNGMWGYKITDQNYKSTKTLIHYLVKAAGKNANLLMNIGPQPDGELPAVAVQRLAEMGEWMKQYGETIYGTRSGIVAPHDWGVTTQKGNKLYVHILDLKDAALFLPLTGKKVKKAVLFKDQSPVRFTKTKAGVLLEFAEVPKDIDYVVELTID, via the coding sequence ATGAAAACACGTTTTATTACTTTCCTTTTGTTGTTCGTCATGAACTTGGGAGCATTTGCACAGTCTCCTTATCAGCCTGCCGAAGAGAATCTGAAAGCACGGCAGGAATTTCAGGACAATAAGTTTGGTATTTTTCTTCATTGGGGGCTATATGCCATGCTCGCTACCGGTGAGTGGACTATGACAAACAATAATCTGAATTATAAAGAGTATGCCAAACTGGCAGGTGGATTTTATCCTTCCAAGTTTAATGCCGATAAATGGGTGGAGGCTATTAAAGCTTCGGGAGCCAAATATATCTGTTTTACTAGCCGTCATCACGAAGGTTTTTCTATGTTCGATACTAAGTATTCGGATTATAACGTAGTCAAAGCCACCCCTTTTAAAAGAGATATTGTGAAAGAACTGGCAGCTGCCTGTGCCAAGCAGGGAATCAAGCTTCATTTTTATTATTCTCATCTTGACTGGGCGCGTGAGGACTATCCCTGGGGACGTACAGGACAGGGGACGGGACGTTCGAACTCGAAAGGGGATTGGAAAAGCTATTATCAATTCATGAATAACCAGTTGACGGAGTTACTGACGAATTATGGTCCGATAGGTGCCATCTGGTTTGACGGATGGTGGGATCAACCTAAATCTTTTAACTGGGAATTACCAGAGCAGTATGCTTTGATTCATAAACTCCAACCGGGCTGCCTGGTGGGTAACAATCATCATCAGACGCCTTTTGATGGAGAAGATATTCAGATTTTCGAACGCGATCTGCCGGGTGAGAATGCTTCGGGACTTTCTGGACAGGAGGTGAGTCGCCTGCCGTTGGAAACTTGCGAAACAATGAATGGTATGTGGGGATATAAGATTACCGACCAGAATTATAAATCTACAAAGACATTGATTCACTATCTGGTGAAGGCAGCCGGTAAGAATGCCAATCTTTTGATGAATATCGGCCCTCAACCTGATGGGGAACTTCCTGCGGTAGCTGTGCAACGCTTGGCAGAGATGGGAGAGTGGATGAAACAATATGGCGAAACGATCTATGGAACACGAAGCGGCATAGTTGCTCCGCATGATTGGGGAGTGACCACACAAAAAGGAAATAAACTCTATGTACATATCCTCGACCTGAAAGATGCAGCTTTGTTCCTGCCATTGACAGGCAAGAAGGTTAAGAAAGCAGTCTTGTTTAAAGATCAGTCTCCGGTTCGTTTCACAAAGACGAAAGCTGGTGTTTTGCTCGAATTCGCTGAGGTTCCGAAAGATATTGACTATGTAGTAGAACTGACAATTGACTAA
- a CDS encoding adenylosuccinate synthase has protein sequence MKVDVLLGLQWGDEGKGKVVDVLTPKYDVVARFQGGPNAGHTLEFEGQKYVLRSIPSGIFQGNKVNIIGNGVVLDPALFKAEAEALEASGHPLKERLHISKKAHLILPTHRILDAAYEAAKGDAKVGTTGKGIGPTYTDKVSRNGVRVGDILHNFDQKYAAAKARHEQILKSLNYEYDLTELEKAWLEGIEYLKQFHFVDSEHEVNNLLKDGKSVLCEGAQGTMLDIDFGSYPFVTSSNTVCAGACTGLGVAPNRIGEVYGIFKAYCTRVGAGPFPSELFDETGDKMCTLGHEFGSVTGRKRRCGWIDLVALKYSVMINGVTKLIMMKSDVLDTFETIKACVAYKVNGEEIDYFPYDITEGVEPVYAELPGWQTDMTKMQSEDEFPEEFNAYLTFLEEQLGVEIKIVSVGPDRAQTIERYTEE, from the coding sequence ATGAAAGTAGATGTTCTATTAGGATTACAATGGGGCGACGAAGGTAAAGGAAAAGTAGTCGACGTTTTAACACCTAAGTATGATGTGGTTGCTCGTTTTCAGGGCGGCCCGAATGCCGGTCACACGCTTGAGTTCGAAGGACAGAAATATGTGCTCCGCTCTATTCCTTCCGGTATTTTTCAAGGAAACAAGGTAAACATCATCGGTAACGGTGTGGTACTTGATCCGGCATTGTTTAAGGCAGAGGCAGAAGCGCTTGAAGCATCAGGTCATCCGCTGAAAGAACGTTTGCACATTTCAAAGAAAGCTCATCTGATTCTTCCGACACACCGCATTCTGGATGCTGCCTATGAAGCAGCCAAAGGAGACGCCAAAGTAGGAACTACCGGCAAGGGTATCGGCCCTACTTATACGGATAAAGTGAGCCGTAACGGTGTTCGTGTAGGTGATATTCTTCATAATTTCGACCAGAAGTATGCTGCCGCAAAAGCTCGTCACGAACAAATTCTGAAGAGCCTGAATTATGAATACGATCTTACTGAACTGGAAAAAGCATGGTTGGAAGGTATCGAATACCTGAAACAATTCCATTTTGTAGATAGCGAACATGAAGTGAATAATCTGTTGAAAGATGGTAAGAGCGTTCTTTGTGAAGGAGCGCAGGGTACTATGCTTGATATTGATTTCGGTTCATATCCGTTCGTGACTTCTTCCAATACCGTATGTGCGGGAGCCTGCACCGGACTGGGAGTGGCGCCTAACCGTATCGGTGAAGTATATGGTATCTTCAAAGCATACTGTACTCGTGTAGGAGCAGGCCCGTTCCCATCAGAACTGTTTGATGAAACAGGTGACAAGATGTGTACTTTGGGACATGAATTCGGTTCTGTTACCGGACGTAAACGTCGTTGTGGATGGATCGACCTGGTAGCGCTGAAGTATTCCGTTATGATAAACGGGGTTACCAAATTGATTATGATGAAGAGCGATGTACTCGATACTTTCGAAACAATCAAAGCTTGTGTTGCCTACAAAGTGAATGGTGAAGAAATCGATTATTTCCCGTATGACATCACAGAAGGGGTAGAACCTGTTTATGCAGAGCTTCCGGGCTGGCAGACAGATATGACCAAGATGCAGAGCGAAGATGAATTCCCGGAAGAGTTCAACGCTTATCTGACTTTCCTGGAAGAACAACTTGGCGTAGAAATCAAGATTGTTTCTGTAGGACCGGACAGAGCACAGACGATCGAACGTTATACAGAAGAATAA
- a CDS encoding Fur family transcriptional regulator: METQNVKDTVRQIFTEYLTANGHRKTPERYAILDTIYSIDGHFDIDMLYSRMMDQENFRVSRATLYNTIILLINARLVIKHQFGTSSQYEKSYNRETHHHQICTQCGRVTEFQNEELQHAIENTKLSRFQLSHYSLYIYGVCGKCDRANKRKKVNNNNKKEK, from the coding sequence ATGGAAACTCAAAACGTGAAAGATACAGTAAGGCAGATATTCACGGAATATCTCACGGCGAACGGGCATCGTAAGACTCCTGAACGCTACGCCATACTCGATACTATTTATTCTATCGACGGTCATTTCGATATTGACATGCTTTATTCACGGATGATGGACCAGGAGAATTTCCGGGTGAGCCGTGCAACTCTCTACAACACCATTATCCTCCTTATCAATGCACGACTGGTCATTAAGCATCAGTTTGGCACTTCTTCCCAATACGAAAAATCATATAATCGCGAGACACATCATCATCAGATATGTACTCAATGTGGTAGAGTGACCGAGTTTCAGAACGAGGAATTACAGCATGCCATTGAAAATACGAAATTGAGCCGCTTCCAGCTTTCGCATTACTCCTTATATATATATGGAGTATGTGGTAAGTGCGACAGAGCTAACAAACGGAAAAAAGTAAATAACAACAATAAAAAAGAAAAATGA
- a CDS encoding DNA alkylation repair protein, translating to MDIKEQLKDIKTQLRLSMNGAVSQSMREKGLVYKLNFGVELPRIKMIAENYEKNHDLAQALWKEDIRECKILAGMLQPIETFYPEIADIWVENIRNIEIAELTCMNLFQHLPYAPAKSFHWIADEQEYIQTCGFLTAARLLMKKGDMTERASGELLDQAICAVHSDSYHVRNAALLVIRKYMQHSEEHAFQVCRLVEGMADSTLEGEQMLYNMVKEETEE from the coding sequence ATGGATATAAAAGAACAATTAAAAGATATCAAGACACAGCTCCGTCTCTCTATGAACGGGGCTGTGTCCCAAAGTATGCGTGAGAAAGGGCTGGTTTATAAACTCAATTTCGGAGTGGAACTGCCTCGTATCAAGATGATTGCCGAAAATTATGAGAAGAATCATGACCTGGCACAGGCTCTGTGGAAAGAGGACATTCGCGAATGTAAAATTCTGGCGGGGATGCTTCAGCCGATTGAAACGTTTTATCCTGAGATAGCCGACATTTGGGTAGAAAATATCCGGAATATCGAAATAGCCGAGCTGACTTGCATGAATCTCTTCCAGCATTTGCCGTATGCTCCGGCCAAATCTTTTCACTGGATTGCAGATGAGCAAGAGTATATACAGACTTGCGGTTTTCTGACTGCTGCCCGTCTTCTGATGAAGAAAGGGGATATGACCGAACGCGCCTCCGGCGAATTACTCGATCAGGCAATCTGTGCTGTACATTCCGACAGTTATCATGTTCGTAACGCTGCTTTATTGGTTATCCGCAAATATATGCAGCATAGTGAAGAACATGCCTTTCAAGTATGCCGTCTGGTGGAGGGAATGGCTGATTCTACCTTGGAAGGGGAGCAGATGCTCTACAACATGGTGAAAGAAGAGACTGAAGAATAA
- a CDS encoding dipeptidyl-peptidase 3 family protein — protein MRKHLILMTVAATLLTSCGGSKTTTAEAEKFDYTVEQFADLQILRYKVPGFEELTLKQKELIYYLTEAALEGRDILFDQNGKYNLRIRRMLEAVYTNYQGDKTTPDFKNMEVYLKRVWFSNGIHHHYGTEKFVPNFSQEFLKQAVLGLDAKLLPLEKGQTADQLCAELFPVIFDPAVMPKRVNQADGEDLVLTSACNYYDGVTQKEAERFYSDMKDPKDETPVSYGLNSRLVKENGKLTEKVWKVGGLYTQAIEKIVYWLKKAEGVAESEAQKAVITKLIQFYETGNLKDFDEYAILWVKDLDSRIDFVNGFTESYGDPLGMKASWESLVNFKDLESTHRTEIISSNAQWFEDHSPVDKSFKKEKVKGVSAKVITAAILAGDLYPATAIGINLPNANWIRAHHGSKSVTIGNITDAYNKAAHGNGFNEEFVYSDAEIQLIDAYSDLTDELHTDLHECLGHGSGKLLPGVDPDALKAYGSTIEEARADLFGLYYVADPKLVELGLLSSPDAYKAQYYTYLMNGLMTQLVRIEPGNSVEEAHMRNRQLIARWVFEKGAADKAVELVKKDGKTYVVINDYQKVRQLFGELLAEIQRIKSTGDFEGARTLVENYAVKVDPALHAEVLERYKKLNLAPYKGFVNPKYELVTDENGTVTDVTVSYDEGYVEQMLRYSTDYSPLPSINN, from the coding sequence ATGAGAAAACATCTGATTTTAATGACAGTGGCCGCCACGCTCTTAACATCGTGCGGAGGAAGTAAAACAACAACTGCTGAAGCAGAAAAATTTGATTATACAGTGGAACAATTTGCTGATTTACAAATATTGCGTTATAAGGTTCCCGGATTTGAGGAACTGACGCTGAAACAGAAGGAACTGATTTATTACCTGACAGAGGCTGCTCTGGAAGGAAGGGATATTCTGTTTGACCAGAATGGAAAATATAATTTGAGAATCCGTAGGATGCTCGAAGCAGTATATACAAACTATCAGGGGGATAAAACGACGCCTGATTTTAAAAACATGGAGGTGTACTTGAAAAGGGTATGGTTCTCCAATGGTATTCATCATCACTATGGTACGGAGAAATTTGTGCCGAACTTCTCACAGGAATTCTTGAAACAGGCCGTGCTCGGTCTGGATGCCAAGTTGCTTCCGCTGGAGAAAGGGCAGACTGCCGATCAACTCTGTGCCGAGCTGTTCCCGGTGATTTTCGATCCGGCAGTTATGCCGAAGCGGGTAAACCAGGCGGATGGCGAAGATCTTGTATTGACCTCTGCTTGTAACTATTACGATGGAGTGACGCAGAAAGAGGCAGAACGTTTTTATAGTGATATGAAAGACCCGAAAGACGAAACACCGGTTTCTTACGGACTGAACAGTCGCTTGGTAAAAGAAAACGGAAAGTTGACAGAGAAGGTTTGGAAAGTAGGCGGACTCTATACACAGGCTATTGAGAAGATTGTTTATTGGCTGAAGAAAGCGGAAGGTGTGGCAGAGAGTGAGGCGCAAAAGGCCGTTATCACCAAGCTGATTCAATTCTATGAAACAGGCAATCTGAAAGATTTCGATGAATATGCTATTCTTTGGGTGAAAGACTTGGATTCACGAATAGATTTTGTGAATGGATTTACTGAAAGTTACGGCGACCCGCTGGGGATGAAAGCGAGTTGGGAATCTTTGGTGAACTTCAAAGATCTGGAATCGACACATCGTACGGAGATTATCAGCAGTAACGCGCAATGGTTTGAAGATCATTCTCCGGTTGATAAATCTTTCAAGAAAGAAAAGGTGAAAGGGGTATCGGCTAAAGTGATTACTGCTGCTATCCTTGCAGGTGATCTTTATCCGGCAACAGCTATCGGTATCAATCTGCCGAATGCTAACTGGATTCGTGCTCATCACGGCTCTAAGTCAGTAACAATCGGAAATATAACAGACGCTTATAATAAAGCTGCTCACGGAAACGGATTCAACGAAGAATTTGTTTATAGCGATGCTGAAATACAACTGATTGATGCCTATTCTGACTTAACGGACGAGCTGCATACGGACTTGCACGAATGTTTGGGACACGGTTCCGGTAAGTTGCTTCCGGGCGTAGATCCGGATGCATTGAAGGCTTATGGCTCTACCATCGAAGAGGCACGTGCTGATTTATTCGGATTGTATTATGTAGCCGATCCGAAGCTGGTGGAACTGGGATTGCTCTCTTCTCCCGATGCTTATAAGGCTCAATACTATACTTATCTGATGAACGGGTTGATGACACAACTGGTACGTATCGAACCGGGAAATAGTGTTGAAGAAGCTCACATGCGCAATCGCCAGCTGATAGCCCGTTGGGTATTTGAAAAAGGAGCTGCCGATAAAGCGGTGGAACTGGTGAAGAAAGACGGAAAGACTTATGTGGTTATCAATGACTATCAGAAGGTACGTCAGCTTTTCGGCGAATTATTAGCTGAAATTCAGCGCATCAAGTCGACTGGCGATTTTGAAGGTGCTCGTACATTGGTAGAAAACTATGCGGTAAAAGTGGATCCGGCTCTGCATGCAGAAGTTCTGGAACGCTATAAGAAGCTGAATCTAGCTCCTTACAAAGGCTTTGTGAATCCGAAATACGAACTGGTGACAGATGAAAACGGAACTGTTACAGATGTCACAGTTTCCTATGATGAAGGTTATGTAGAACAAATGCTGCGTTACAGCACTGATTATTCTCCGCTGCCTTCAATAAACAACTGA
- a CDS encoding helix-turn-helix domain-containing protein, with translation MSDLENKKTEETPKKRPYNLREKKEKKAAYRSLIRPELADELYDKILNIIVVQKKYKDPDYSAKDLAKELKTNTRYLSAVVNSRFGMNYSCLLNEYRVKDALHLLTDKRYADKNVEEISAMVGFANRQSFYAAFYKNVGETPNGYRKKHLENKK, from the coding sequence ATGAGTGATTTAGAGAACAAAAAAACGGAAGAAACTCCGAAAAAACGTCCCTACAATTTGAGGGAAAAGAAAGAAAAAAAGGCTGCATACAGGTCTTTGATTAGACCGGAATTGGCAGACGAGTTGTATGACAAGATCCTGAATATCATCGTTGTACAGAAGAAGTACAAGGATCCTGATTATTCAGCTAAGGACTTGGCGAAAGAATTGAAAACGAATACTCGTTACCTTTCTGCAGTAGTAAACTCACGCTTTGGCATGAACTATTCTTGCCTGTTGAATGAATACAGAGTAAAAGATGCTTTGCATTTATTGACTGACAAACGTTATGCCGACAAAAATGTGGAAGAAATTAGTGCCATGGTTGGCTTTGCAAATCGTCAATCTTTTTACGCTGCATTTTACAAAAACGTAGGTGAGACTCCTAATGGATATCGCAAAAAACATCTCGAAAATAAGAAATAA